A region from the Salvelinus fontinalis isolate EN_2023a unplaced genomic scaffold, ASM2944872v1 scaffold_0632, whole genome shotgun sequence genome encodes:
- the LOC129846862 gene encoding uncharacterized protein LOC129846862: MNEESLLETEQLHVLYYLESLLMLKHLQRAGVIKHLTLSEWLSRSACKLPDGENWTVVGVKKHETATQQVATILLDEEEHAWFDVYYRHVRPAFLKNSDDMQEDERFFISTTGKPIYNPSNGLQRFHAKYNLPNITSQVARKVFETNTKASFTDQEMSLVADYLAHTTATTKKHYCLKTTVNACMEMKLISKVAMSIESDSETAGPSCASTRRKGALSSSKKLDEAQTLKLFYEHFPVTIDGQSIKTKDRRLIAGTYERYCYDKWRSQQEKMRRDYVIAHFPRRQPTASQVERYIERQNWEKNKVKVENVLCYWQPSINTDTPKDNKAIKKLVKSQKWKGLYIATDPDKGKKVMTTRPFAKGEVVCDYHGLPLSGKQGKELLEATDNDEMGFIYFYKESSGKTYCIDAKTVPCPCHPEMDTIGRRINHSRKRSNIKGQLQQLEEDGNVWNIILFIALRDIQVQQELLFDYGVSRKSFVGEGEDLEWLDN; this comes from the exons ATGAATGAAGAATCCTTGCTGGAAACTGAACAACTGCATGTTCTGTACTACCTTGAGTCTCTGCTCATGCTCAAACATCTCCAAAGGGCTGGAGTGATCAAACATTTGACC CTGAGCGAATGGCTCTCAAGGAGCGCGTGCAAGTTGCCAGATGGTGAGAATTGGACTGTCGTCGGTGTTAAGAAGCACGAAACAGCAactcagcaagttgcaaccatttTGTTAGATGAGGAGGAACATGCA TGGTTCGATGTGTACTACCGACATGTTCGACCAGCTTTTCTTAAAAACTCTGATGACATGCAAGAAGATGAGAGATTCTTCATTTCCACAACCGGGAAACCCATCTACAACCCATCCAATGGCCTACAAAGGTTTCATGCAAA ATACAACTTGCCCAACATCACGAGCCAGGTAGCAAGAAAAGTTTTTGAGACAAATACCAAAGCCAGCTTCACAGACCAAGAGATGTCCCTTGTTGCTGACTACTTGGCCCATACAACTGCTACAACTAAAAAGCATTACTGCTTGAAGACAACAGTCAATGCCTGCATGGAAATGAAGCTGATCTCCAAAGTTGCCATGTCCATTGAATCTGA TAGTGAGACTGCAGGCCCCTCCTGTGCAAGCACaaggagaaaaggagcattgtCCAGCAGCAAAAAGTTGGATGAGGCACAGACCTTGAAACTCTTCTATGAACACTTCCCTGTCACAATTGATGGACAATCAATCAAGACGAAGGACAGACGACTGATTGCAGGAACGTATGAGAGATACTGCTATGACAAGTGGAGAAGCCAGCAAGAGAAAATGAGACGTGATTATGTGATCG CGCACTTCCCCAGAAGACAGCCCACTGCAAGTCAAGTAGAGAGATACATTGAAAGGCAGAACTGGGAGAAGAACAAAGTGAAAGTGGAGAATGTCCTTTGTTACTGGCAACCttcaattaacactgacacacCAAAAGACAACAAGGCAATTAAGAAGCTGGTGAAGTCACAGAAGTGGAAAGGACTGTACATTGCCACTGACCCTGATAAAGGAAAAAAGGTCATGACGACACGTCCATTTGCTAAAGGGGAAGTTGTCTGTGACTACCACGGTCTCCCACTCTCAGGGAAGCAGGGGAAAGAATTGTTGGAAGCAACAGATAATGACGAGATGGGGTTCATTTACTTCTACAAGGAATCGTCAGGGAAAACGTACTGTATAGATGCAAAGACTGTGCCCTGCCCTTGCCACCCAGAGATGGACACAATTGGACGTAGGATAAATCATTCCAGAAAGAGAAGCAACATAAAGGGTCAGCTTCAGCAATTAGAAGAGGATGGCAACGTGTGGAACATCATCCTTTTCATTGCCCTACGAGACATTCAGGTGCAACAAGAACTGTTATTTGACTATGGGGTGTCAAGAAAATCTTTTGTTGGAGAAGGAGAAGATTTGGAATGGCTTGACAACTAG